The following are from one region of the Clostridia bacterium genome:
- a CDS encoding peroxiredoxin: MNLIKVGDIAPDFSLKDNKEQIIRLSDYKGKKVLLSWHPLAWTAVCTDQMRALEVNLEKFNNLNTVPLGLSVDPVPSKKVWSTVIAINNVSLPSDFWPHGKVAQDYGIFIEKLGISERANIIIDENGIVKWVKVYPIKQLPDINEVLQVLSSI, from the coding sequence ATGAATCTTATTAAAGTAGGGGATATTGCACCGGACTTTTCCTTAAAGGATAATAAGGAGCAGATAATCCGTTTATCAGATTACAAAGGAAAAAAGGTATTGCTGTCATGGCATCCACTGGCATGGACAGCAGTTTGCACTGATCAAATGAGAGCTCTGGAAGTGAACTTGGAAAAATTCAATAATCTCAACACCGTACCCCTTGGTCTCAGTGTTGATCCTGTACCTAGTAAAAAAGTATGGAGTACTGTAATCGCTATTAATAACGTGAGTCTCCCTTCTGACTTCTGGCCTCATGGGAAAGTAGCACAGGACTACGGCATTTTTATCGAAAAGTTAGGAATATCAGAACGTGCCAATATAATAATTGATGAAAATGGCATAGTTAAATGGGTCAAGGTTTACCCAATAAAGCAGCTGCCTGATATTAATGAGGTTTTACAGGTTTTGTCCAGCATATAA
- a CDS encoding aspartate aminotransferase family protein, whose product MDRVLNCCGYNKYDVNIVRGQGDCLYDDQDRKYIDFEAGVWSAALGHSHPQINLAIKRQIDQIMHLGYQYKSPVVEEAASIVLETVQISDGKCIFLSSGSESVEFGVQSIRRVTQQQLLLSLSGSYLAAYGSAGRRSLEEWYFFDWSRCRDCALDECSSNCCYFKEIPFEQIGGLVFEPGNTSGQVKLPPKKLVKNLESTVRQHDGLIMANEVTTGFGRTGSWFGYEHYGLQPDIIAMGKSMGNGYPVSAVAMKADIADRLESGGLRYAQSHQNDALGCAVTIEVIKAIKEEDLIVRSAEIGVKFKDKLEQLTKRHDCIKEVRGRGLMLAMEFKEDKHFSLSSIQRKLFKGGFLVGYNMIGNLLRFYPALIIKESSVGNMVERLDCILER is encoded by the coding sequence ATGGATAGAGTTTTAAATTGCTGCGGGTACAATAAATATGATGTTAATATAGTTAGAGGACAAGGAGACTGTTTGTATGATGACCAGGATAGAAAATATATTGATTTTGAAGCAGGAGTTTGGTCCGCTGCACTTGGTCACAGCCACCCACAAATCAATCTTGCGATCAAGAGGCAAATTGATCAAATCATGCATTTGGGTTACCAGTACAAGAGTCCTGTAGTGGAGGAAGCCGCTTCAATAGTCCTCGAAACAGTTCAAATATCAGATGGAAAATGTATCTTTCTTAGCTCAGGGAGTGAATCTGTCGAGTTCGGGGTGCAGAGTATCAGGCGCGTGACACAGCAGCAGCTGTTACTCTCCTTATCCGGTTCCTACTTGGCGGCATATGGTTCTGCAGGCAGGAGAAGTCTTGAAGAATGGTACTTTTTTGATTGGAGTCGGTGCCGAGATTGTGCCTTAGACGAGTGTAGCTCTAATTGCTGCTATTTTAAGGAAATACCTTTTGAGCAGATCGGGGGACTAGTTTTTGAACCTGGGAATACATCAGGTCAAGTAAAACTGCCCCCCAAAAAGCTGGTTAAGAATCTAGAAAGTACTGTGAGACAGCACGATGGGCTGATTATGGCAAATGAAGTTACTACTGGATTTGGGCGTACCGGGTCATGGTTCGGTTATGAGCATTATGGGCTTCAGCCTGATATTATTGCAATGGGGAAATCTATGGGCAACGGATATCCGGTAAGTGCGGTTGCTATGAAAGCTGATATCGCAGACAGACTGGAAAGCGGCGGATTGAGGTATGCACAATCTCACCAGAATGATGCGCTGGGCTGTGCAGTTACCATAGAAGTGATAAAAGCGATAAAGGAAGAAGATCTGATTGTTAGAAGTGCTGAAATAGGCGTCAAGTTTAAGGATAAGTTAGAACAGCTCACTAAACGGCATGATTGTATCAAGGAAGTTCGGGGAAGAGGGTTGATGCTTGCCATGGAATTCAAGGAAGATAAGCATTTTTCACTGTCATCAATACAGCGTAAGCTTTTTAAAGGGGGATTCTTGGTTGGATATAATATGATTGGGAACCTCCTCAGGTTCTATCCAGCATTGATAATCAAAGAGAGTTCAGTTGGAAATATGGTAGAAAGACTCGATTGTATTTTAGAGCGATAG
- a CDS encoding spore germination protein GerW family protein, with protein MEVNSSLTQNIDTLFSNIETFTQSEGTLGKPVTQGDKTLIPIISVTIGYGGGNTSGKMSQGTTGTTQGSSNAGMDALGLGARISTDALAVVDGNNVTVIPVSPTASNMNQLISQIPQMMGKGQTSQPQNQQQNQQQNQPQS; from the coding sequence ATGGAAGTTAATTCATCTTTAACTCAGAATATTGATACACTATTTTCAAATATAGAAACCTTTACACAGAGTGAAGGTACTCTGGGAAAGCCTGTCACGCAAGGTGACAAAACGCTTATTCCAATAATCTCCGTGACAATAGGATATGGCGGCGGCAATACCTCTGGTAAGATGTCGCAGGGTACCACCGGTACAACTCAGGGAAGCAGCAATGCCGGAATGGATGCACTGGGCCTTGGTGCTAGAATCAGTACTGATGCTCTCGCAGTCGTTGATGGCAACAATGTTACAGTTATACCTGTTAGCCCTACTGCAAGTAATATGAATCAATTGATAAGCCAAATACCTCAAATGATGGGTAAAGGTCAAACCAGCCAACCCCAGAATCAACAGCAGAACCAGCAGCAGAATCAACCACAGAGCTAA
- a CDS encoding DUF6544 family protein, whose translation MYRKYIFTIIVLLLVLIVSFLIFKSQDLKRVYNAEVAKLLESTSEQDSSILTEGDMKHLPEPVKKYLIYVGAVGKEKVKNFRIVFEGEFKTDPKKDWTKMSAEQYSELKDTKRLYFMQMKMSGLPIMGLHKYADAKAIMLVKLAGLVTVADGKGEEMNKGETVTVFNDMCMLAPASLIDERIQWETVDPLTVKATFNNNGIKVSAMLYFNEKGELIKFVSDDRYYSPTGKTYQNIRWSTPAYEYKDYNGIKISSGGEAIWSFPEGDYCYAKAEIKEIEYNVGN comes from the coding sequence ATGTATAGGAAGTATATCTTTACAATTATAGTACTTTTACTGGTCTTGATCGTCTCATTTCTAATCTTCAAATCGCAAGACCTCAAAAGAGTTTATAACGCAGAAGTTGCAAAATTGCTGGAAAGCACTTCGGAACAAGACAGCAGTATATTAACTGAAGGAGATATGAAGCACTTGCCTGAGCCGGTTAAAAAGTACCTTATATATGTTGGGGCGGTGGGCAAGGAAAAAGTAAAGAATTTCAGAATTGTATTTGAAGGAGAGTTTAAAACGGACCCGAAAAAGGATTGGACAAAAATGAGTGCTGAGCAATACAGCGAATTGAAGGATACAAAACGACTCTATTTTATGCAGATGAAAATGTCCGGCCTTCCGATCATGGGGCTACATAAATACGCAGATGCTAAGGCAATTATGCTGGTAAAGTTGGCTGGGCTGGTTACCGTTGCCGACGGCAAGGGTGAGGAAATGAATAAGGGTGAGACAGTTACAGTATTTAATGATATGTGCATGCTTGCACCAGCCAGCCTTATAGATGAGAGAATACAATGGGAAACCGTTGACCCGTTGACAGTAAAAGCAACCTTCAATAATAACGGCATCAAAGTGTCTGCAATGTTGTATTTTAATGAGAAAGGCGAGTTGATAAAATTTGTATCGGATGACAGGTATTATTCACCAACAGGAAAAACCTATCAGAATATAAGATGGTCAACTCCAGCCTATGAATACAAGGATTATAACGGGATAAAGATATCCTCAGGGGGAGAGGCAATATGGTCCTTTCCTGAAGGTGATTACTGCTACGCCAAGGCTGAGATTAAGGAAATTGAGTATAACGTAGGCAATTAA
- a CDS encoding tetratricopeptide repeat protein, with product MRRIITLFIIATIVIMGLSDCIYKQNVYAEAQPSASDYCNEGNNLIEKRLFKEAEEKFDMAIQLDPNSKDAYYGKIHALLGLNKYADTLLYYNKIIEIDPKDIRAYKGKATILEISGGGYAVVECYTKIIELDPFDTESLRKTAKLLQRYGKNREAIICYDRIIEINPKDIEAYKGKASALEYRNGSEAIECYTKIIELDPSDTESLKKKARLLKSYGRVGEAITCYEKVIEINPKDTVAYRNKASILEELKKYDEALQVIRKASEISPDEFYVWHDMISILEKMEKYEDVLACYDQMIRIQPDSITAYSSKASVLSRLKRYDEALKIYDQLIASKPDNYTIFYEYRGSTLHELGRYDEALESYNKHLESYPNNYHVKYKKGRALAKLSRLGEMVDYLMDVLKEDHFMRYELRYDPAFENIRETGEFITLSGIILKVNGTEVVLDEWPRIINGSVMVPLEHAFNALGAQVDRDNETNTITGHKNDTRIILKVGDRTATVNGKPVKLDVPATSINGSVFVPVRFVAESFGARVNWNKNTRTAYINTPSTKKRYSDEQLEWALGASAITLRMDCWPLNLRGGKLADETGVLFGKNYLDGSWGIKSREDALRVVNNLKKSGHLYLDAGGEQKKLVGWELCRLVRVAGECYVAGYLTDEESWGYIMDAAQTLQKAFGSWKEMGESYITGFEAWSGEKRNVLGTDAHYRFEIMKELLKDPQSPWTLYDWNMSLEKK from the coding sequence ATGAGAAGGATTATAACTTTATTTATTATTGCCACTATAGTTATAATGGGCTTGTCAGACTGTATTTACAAGCAAAACGTTTATGCTGAGGCACAACCAAGTGCTTCGGATTATTGTAATGAGGGTAATAACTTGATAGAAAAACGTTTGTTTAAGGAGGCTGAAGAGAAGTTTGACATGGCTATCCAACTGGACCCGAACAGTAAGGATGCTTATTATGGGAAAATTCATGCACTTTTAGGATTAAATAAATATGCTGATACGCTGTTGTATTATAATAAAATTATTGAGATCGACCCGAAAGATATTAGGGCGTATAAGGGAAAGGCCACTATTTTGGAGATTAGCGGAGGGGGCTACGCGGTAGTTGAGTGCTATACCAAAATCATTGAATTAGATCCGTTTGATACCGAATCATTGAGAAAAACGGCTAAATTGCTTCAACGGTATGGCAAGAATAGAGAAGCAATTATATGCTATGACAGGATTATTGAGATAAATCCAAAAGATATTGAGGCGTATAAGGGAAAAGCCTCTGCTTTGGAGTATCGCAATGGTAGCGAGGCAATTGAGTGCTATACCAAAATTATTGAATTAGATCCGTCTGATACCGAATCATTGAAAAAGAAGGCCCGGCTGCTTAAATCATATGGGAGGGTAGGAGAAGCAATTACCTGCTATGAAAAGGTCATCGAGATAAATCCAAAAGATACAGTTGCATACAGAAATAAGGCTAGTATATTGGAAGAACTTAAAAAATATGATGAGGCTTTGCAAGTAATTCGTAAAGCCTCAGAAATCAGCCCTGATGAATTTTATGTTTGGCACGACATGATAAGCATACTGGAAAAAATGGAGAAGTATGAGGATGTCCTGGCTTGCTACGACCAAATGATACGAATTCAACCGGATAGTATTACTGCTTATAGTTCCAAGGCGAGTGTGTTAAGCCGGCTTAAGAGATACGATGAAGCTTTGAAAATCTACGACCAGCTTATTGCTTCAAAGCCTGATAATTATACTATCTTTTACGAGTATAGGGGCAGCACGCTTCATGAACTGGGAAGATATGATGAGGCATTGGAGTCTTACAATAAACATCTGGAATCTTACCCCAATAATTACCATGTCAAATATAAAAAGGGAAGGGCTTTAGCAAAATTGTCCAGATTGGGTGAAATGGTTGATTACTTGATGGATGTACTGAAAGAAGACCACTTCATGCGTTATGAACTGCGCTACGACCCGGCTTTTGAAAACATACGGGAAACCGGGGAATTTATTACTTTATCCGGTATTATACTCAAGGTGAACGGAACGGAAGTTGTTTTGGATGAATGGCCGAGGATTATCAATGGAAGTGTTATGGTACCGTTAGAGCATGCATTTAATGCTCTTGGAGCACAGGTGGATCGGGACAATGAAACTAATACCATTACCGGACATAAAAATGATACCAGGATCATACTGAAGGTAGGAGATAGAACTGCTACAGTCAATGGAAAGCCGGTAAAATTGGATGTGCCTGCAACTTCCATAAACGGAAGTGTCTTTGTTCCGGTCCGGTTTGTCGCAGAAAGTTTTGGAGCAAGGGTGAACTGGAACAAAAATACCAGAACGGCATATATCAATACCCCTTCTACTAAGAAAAGGTACAGCGATGAGCAGTTGGAATGGGCTCTAGGTGCCAGTGCCATAACATTAAGAATGGATTGCTGGCCATTGAATCTTCGCGGAGGAAAACTGGCAGATGAAACCGGAGTACTGTTCGGTAAAAATTATCTGGATGGATCGTGGGGCATCAAAAGCAGGGAAGATGCTTTGAGAGTCGTAAATAATCTTAAGAAGTCGGGGCATTTATACCTTGATGCCGGTGGAGAGCAAAAGAAACTGGTGGGTTGGGAGTTGTGCAGGCTTGTGAGAGTTGCCGGTGAGTGCTATGTAGCGGGCTACCTGACAGATGAGGAATCCTGGGGATATATCATGGATGCAGCGCAAACTCTTCAGAAGGCTTTTGGCTCATGGAAAGAGATGGGAGAAAGCTATATTACAGGCTTTGAAGCCTGGTCAGGCGAGAAACGCAATGTTTTGGGCACCGATGCCCATTACCGGTTCGAAATTATGAAAGAGCTGCTTAAAGATCCTCAAAGTCCATGGACGTTATATGATTGGAATATGTCGCTGGAGAAAAAGTAA
- a CDS encoding NifB/NifX family molybdenum-iron cluster-binding protein, translated as MKIAVATENGCVSGHFGKCEQFTIFETEDKRIIGKVLLDTSAHGHGLLPGFLASNGVETVIAGGMGDGAKQNLDSLGIRIVSGASSNVDETVQQYLEGTLKVSEGGCHSGEHHGEHHCNCHGH; from the coding sequence ATGAAAATTGCAGTTGCAACAGAGAATGGTTGTGTATCAGGACATTTTGGAAAATGTGAACAGTTTACGATTTTTGAGACTGAGGATAAAAGGATTATAGGTAAAGTGCTATTGGATACAAGTGCACATGGGCATGGCTTGCTGCCGGGTTTTCTAGCTTCAAATGGAGTGGAGACAGTAATTGCAGGTGGTATGGGTGATGGTGCAAAACAGAATCTGGACTCCCTTGGCATCCGAATAGTATCAGGAGCCAGCAGCAATGTGGATGAGACAGTGCAGCAATACCTTGAAGGAACACTTAAGGTAAGCGAAGGCGGGTGCCATAGCGGAGAACATCATGGCGAACACCATTGTAATTGTCACGGGCATTAA
- a CDS encoding DUF5698 domain-containing protein yields the protein MTQHIILTLIGLFLVTALTNVLATLKSILMSKKIMNPVYLLVFTDAMIFATVVSKMTSSKGFHFAFAYALGKTLGVFIGGKLEERLALGILEVDIFFNNRDKMIEIAEKLREEGYTVNNFLARGNNGDRRYKVEVVIKRKEFKILEDIMDQCGVTDPTLKVKNLNRIEGKITSTRMKAV from the coding sequence ATGACACAACATATTATATTGACCCTTATAGGGTTATTTCTAGTAACAGCGCTTACTAATGTTTTAGCAACATTAAAAAGCATATTAATGTCGAAGAAGATTATGAATCCAGTTTATCTTTTGGTATTTACGGATGCTATGATTTTTGCAACAGTTGTCAGTAAAATGACTAGTTCAAAGGGGTTTCATTTTGCATTTGCATATGCCTTAGGTAAAACATTAGGAGTTTTTATTGGTGGTAAACTTGAGGAACGGCTGGCACTTGGTATTTTGGAAGTAGATATATTCTTTAATAACAGGGATAAAATGATTGAAATAGCGGAAAAGCTTAGAGAAGAAGGTTATACGGTTAACAACTTTCTAGCTAGAGGAAATAACGGAGATAGAAGATATAAAGTCGAAGTCGTAATCAAGAGGAAGGAATTTAAAATACTTGAAGATATTATGGATCAATGTGGCGTAACAGATCCAACTTTGAAGGTCAAAAACCTTAATAGAATAGAGGGTAAAATTACTTCCACCAGAATGAAGGCAGTCTGA
- a CDS encoding S-layer homology domain-containing protein gives MKTIRRNTKVCLMLLLTIVILLSPILSVEASVKGVSENLIIDMSGASFDYGYFNLPVEKSASFIFRMGYYPGYIDEETDTFTALGVRVFDPRNWAYDKMLKIPLKVNLIKLNNVFVFTYRDEYEFNRFYIPAYLNDKKISIEVVFNEGNKGEIVGINEKGGNGSAISIKKGDIIKPIYRSISEQNKIEEVEEFILEANNIVVEDSIVATIAEFPADKYAFKIFAQSASSDGHGTSDAVAVAQITANKKFRSEPSSWAIAEINNAVERGFATGRVLKDYQKPITREEFCELIIILYDRLADQPATPADSNPFKDTDNAEVLKAYNLGIVTGIGNGEFGPNKPLNREQMSTMLFNMIKLVRPDIEVASEELTFNDRNTISKWAYQPIKYMYMNKLILGANNLFNPQKEASREQAIILILRIFEKYKTGL, from the coding sequence ATGAAAACCATAAGAAGAAATACCAAGGTATGCCTGATGCTTTTATTGACTATAGTAATATTATTATCACCTATACTCAGTGTGGAAGCTTCTGTTAAGGGCGTGTCGGAAAATTTAATAATTGATATGTCCGGTGCTTCCTTTGATTATGGGTATTTCAACTTACCTGTTGAAAAAAGTGCAAGTTTTATATTTAGAATGGGATATTACCCAGGGTATATTGATGAGGAGACGGATACCTTTACAGCATTGGGTGTGCGCGTATTTGACCCAAGAAACTGGGCATATGATAAAATGCTAAAAATACCTTTAAAGGTAAACCTGATAAAACTGAACAATGTTTTTGTCTTTACATACCGGGATGAATATGAATTCAACAGATTCTATATCCCTGCATATTTAAACGATAAAAAGATCAGCATCGAAGTTGTATTTAACGAAGGTAATAAAGGTGAAATAGTCGGCATAAATGAAAAGGGCGGCAATGGCAGCGCGATAAGCATCAAAAAAGGCGATATTATAAAGCCTATATACAGGTCCATTTCAGAACAAAATAAAATAGAAGAAGTAGAAGAATTTATACTTGAAGCTAATAATATAGTTGTAGAAGATTCAATTGTCGCAACAATTGCAGAATTTCCTGCAGATAAATATGCGTTCAAGATCTTTGCACAAAGCGCCAGCTCTGACGGACACGGCACCTCAGATGCAGTAGCTGTGGCTCAAATAACAGCTAATAAGAAGTTTAGATCAGAACCAAGCAGCTGGGCTATAGCTGAAATTAACAACGCAGTAGAAAGAGGATTTGCTACAGGACGTGTATTAAAGGACTATCAGAAACCAATTACCCGTGAAGAGTTTTGTGAATTGATAATCATACTTTATGACAGGCTGGCTGATCAGCCAGCTACGCCGGCAGATTCGAATCCTTTTAAAGATACGGACAATGCTGAGGTTTTAAAGGCATATAACCTAGGTATTGTCACTGGAATAGGCAATGGTGAATTCGGTCCCAACAAACCTCTAAACAGGGAACAGATGTCGACAATGCTGTTCAACATGATTAAATTAGTGCGTCCGGATATTGAAGTCGCATCGGAAGAGCTAACCTTCAATGATAGGAATACAATTTCCAAATGGGCGTATCAACCGATTAAGTATATGTATATGAATAAACTCATTTTAGGTGCAAACAACCTCTTCAATCCCCAAAAGGAAGCAAGCAGAGAGCAAGCCATTATTTTGATTCTGAGAATATTTGAAAAATATAAAACTGGACTTTAG
- a CDS encoding PLP-dependent aminotransferase family protein: MKYSVIVNAIEKEISLGNLIPGVKIPSIRDLCTKYRCTKSTVLRAYSELKELGLVYAIPGSGYYLINNFTETSGHNTSIDFSGTSLDKNSLPYNEFQPFIAQAINKYKEDLFTYADPKGLDQLAEALRKHLQNHQVFTNIERVFITTGSQQALSLLSKMHFPNAKTNVVLEQPTYQGMLECLKQNHIEAIGVSRDFDGLDFDGLERAFRNDNIKFFYTIPRFNNPLGLSYTNADKKKILALAEKYNVYIVEDDYLGDLEGDSKSTPIFSFDQSDRVIYIKTFSKVLLPSLRIATVVLPKLLINTFREYKYWSDINTPLISQGALEIYINSGMFNLHINKVRNMYSERMNFLKEFTEQQASPSIRWHIPEKGGFYAGLEILNMSKQKDIVAGLLKKNIILSDIESYYLKEFINDKFLRLSVTRVEPKIIESGIIEIINEIENSTYTLGSNIHL; the protein is encoded by the coding sequence ATGAAATACAGTGTGATTGTTAATGCCATCGAGAAGGAAATCTCACTAGGAAACTTAATCCCTGGAGTTAAAATACCATCCATTAGAGATCTATGCACCAAGTACAGATGCACCAAATCTACTGTACTGAGAGCTTACTCTGAGCTTAAAGAGCTTGGTCTTGTATATGCTATACCCGGCAGCGGATACTATCTTATCAATAATTTCACTGAGACGTCTGGACATAACACATCAATCGATTTTTCAGGCACTTCACTGGATAAAAACTCACTGCCCTACAATGAGTTTCAGCCTTTCATAGCTCAGGCTATCAATAAATATAAGGAAGACTTATTCACATATGCCGATCCCAAAGGTTTAGACCAGCTTGCCGAGGCACTTCGCAAGCATTTGCAAAACCATCAGGTATTCACGAACATCGAAAGGGTATTCATTACCACCGGCTCACAGCAAGCACTGAGCCTTTTATCCAAAATGCATTTCCCCAATGCAAAAACCAATGTTGTGCTTGAACAGCCAACCTATCAGGGAATGCTTGAATGCTTAAAGCAGAATCATATAGAAGCTATTGGGGTTTCCAGAGATTTTGACGGCTTGGATTTCGATGGTCTGGAAAGAGCCTTCAGAAATGACAATATTAAATTCTTCTATACAATTCCTCGGTTCAACAATCCACTTGGGTTAAGCTATACTAATGCCGATAAAAAGAAAATACTTGCATTAGCAGAGAAATACAATGTGTATATTGTGGAGGATGATTACCTCGGAGATCTAGAGGGTGACTCGAAATCAACCCCCATATTCTCCTTTGATCAGTCGGATAGGGTTATATACATTAAGACTTTTTCTAAGGTTTTGCTTCCAAGCTTAAGAATTGCAACTGTGGTTCTTCCGAAACTATTGATAAATACTTTCAGGGAATATAAGTACTGGTCTGATATTAACACTCCTCTAATATCGCAAGGCGCTCTCGAGATATATATTAACAGCGGAATGTTCAACTTACATATCAACAAAGTCAGAAATATGTATTCGGAAAGAATGAATTTTTTGAAAGAATTTACAGAGCAGCAAGCCTCCCCATCAATACGTTGGCATATACCTGAAAAAGGAGGCTTTTATGCCGGCTTGGAAATACTAAATATGAGTAAACAAAAAGACATAGTAGCTGGTTTATTAAAAAAGAATATCATATTATCCGATATTGAGAGCTACTATTTGAAAGAATTCATAAATGATAAATTTCTTAGGCTAAGTGTCACAAGGGTTGAACCCAAAATTATAGAATCCGGTATCATTGAGATTATCAATGAAATTGAAAATAGCACATATACGCTTGGGAGCAACATTCATTTATAG
- a CDS encoding DUF421 domain-containing protein yields MHTIFETSIRTMIGFVALLILTRLLGKKLLGQLTFFTYITGIAMGNMAGDMVVHRDIKLIDGVSGLIVWAFLTFLVEFMSLKSSKARVLLDGEPAIVIKKGVIMQKELAAQRLNMDDLTMLLRTNNIFSINDIDYAILEPNGRLSVLKKPDLETITKKDMQIQPESRMYLPAEIIVDGRVVIRNLKELNLNNEWVDQQLSRAGISSAEEVFFAELQSDGSLHISKKRASK; encoded by the coding sequence ATGCATACTATATTTGAAACGTCTATAAGAACCATGATTGGTTTTGTAGCACTATTAATTTTGACGCGTCTACTTGGCAAGAAATTGTTAGGTCAGCTAACATTTTTTACTTATATCACAGGTATCGCTATGGGAAATATGGCTGGTGACATGGTAGTACATAGAGATATAAAACTGATCGATGGTGTGTCAGGTCTTATAGTATGGGCATTCTTAACTTTTCTTGTTGAGTTCATGAGCTTAAAATCGTCTAAAGCCAGAGTATTGCTTGACGGCGAGCCTGCAATAGTTATTAAAAAAGGGGTTATCATGCAAAAGGAACTGGCTGCACAAAGACTAAACATGGATGATCTTACAATGCTTCTGCGAACCAATAATATTTTTTCTATCAACGATATTGATTATGCAATACTGGAGCCAAATGGCCGGCTAAGTGTATTAAAAAAACCAGATCTTGAAACTATCACAAAAAAAGATATGCAAATTCAGCCAGAAAGTCGGATGTATCTGCCTGCTGAGATTATTGTTGATGGAAGGGTAGTCATAAGAAATCTGAAAGAGCTAAATCTCAATAACGAGTGGGTAGACCAGCAGCTAAGCCGCGCAGGAATAAGCTCTGCTGAAGAGGTTTTTTTCGCTGAATTGCAGAGCGACGGAAGCCTTCATATAAGCAAAAAGAGAGCTTCCAAATAG